In the genome of Diaphorobacter sp. HDW4A, the window CCCGCAGCGCCGAGTGGGGCCCTTCGCGTCGACCGCACGAGTCGCCCCCCCCCACCGCATTGATCGACCTGAGCAGTTTTCCCAGCAATCGATTTCTGCTTGGGATGTACCCAGCCCGGCCGGGTGGAGTGCCGGGTCGAGCCCATCGTCAGCGCTTGCGATAGTCCTTATGCTCCGGCTCGGCCTCCCAAAAATCACCTGCTACATGCTGTAAAAAGCGGCCACTATGCTGGGAATGAATTTCAGCCAGTCATCGAATGAACCTCACTCAATGCTGGCACAACGTGCGTTCTTGAGGTAGGTGCAGTGTCCACATGTGCCCGGACTGGACAAGTCGCGGACCGACTACCAGGCACCCCCGTGAAAAAGCGGGCCACGCGCAGCACGACCGGGCGCGAGTCTCTGGAACAGCTGGGAGCCAGTTCTTGTTTCCGGCAATAGGCCTGAAGTCCGAAAGAAGTGGTCGTTTGATCGATTCATTCGTGGAGTCAACGATCTGGCGTGGACGACCGATGACCTTGCGCCATCATCCATGCAGGGTTATCTCTCCGTTCCTGGTTAGGCAAGCACGAACGGGAGCGCTGACGCTCGCGAAACCAGGCGAAAGCCTTAACCCGCGCTCATCCGAAGCCGCAAGAGGAACGTCAGATGAAGAAGCTTTTGTTTGTCGTCGATCCGCTGGACCAGTTCAAGGTCTACAAGGACACCACTTTCTCAATCATGCGTGAGGCCCAGTGGCGCGGCTACCTCATAGCGGCATGCCTGCCGCAAGACATTCAGTGGAAGTCAGGCGGTTTTGTCATGGCCACCGTGCAGCAAATCAGCCTGACTGGATCCCAGCCCGGCTGGTACCGTGTCCACAACACGATGCGAATGGCCCTAAAAGACTTTGACGCTGTCCTCATGCGCAAGGACCCACCATTCAACGCGGAGTACATCTACGCCACCCACCTCCTCGAACAAGCTGAACGGGAGGACGGCAACGTAGTGAACAGACCGCGGGCACTTCGCGACCATCCGGAGAAGCTCGCAATCATGGAGTTTCCTGAGCTCGTACCGCCAACGCTGGTTACACGCAATGCGGCGTCCGTGCGGGACTTCCACGCGGAGCATGGCGACATCATTCTCAAGCCGCTTGATGGAATGGGTGGCAAAGGCATCTTCCGTGTCGGAAAAGACGCGCTGAATCTCGGCGTCATCATCGAGACGCTAAACAAGGATGGTGCCGAAACCATCATGGTC includes:
- the gshB gene encoding glutathione synthase; the encoded protein is MKKLLFVVDPLDQFKVYKDTTFSIMREAQWRGYLIAACLPQDIQWKSGGFVMATVQQISLTGSQPGWYRVHNTMRMALKDFDAVLMRKDPPFNAEYIYATHLLEQAEREDGNVVNRPRALRDHPEKLAIMEFPELVPPTLVTRNAASVRDFHAEHGDIILKPLDGMGGKGIFRVGKDALNLGVIIETLNKDGAETIMVQRFVPQIVDGDKRILIINGEPVPFVLARIPQGTEVRGNLAVGGKGVAQPLTPRNREIAETIGRVLAPRGLLLIGLDVIGDSVTEINVTSPTGFQEITDQTGFNVPALFVDALERTTRTTNDEPLQRPQWSTAHIN